One genomic region from Rosa rugosa chromosome 1, drRosRugo1.1, whole genome shotgun sequence encodes:
- the LOC133735312 gene encoding uncharacterized protein LOC133735312 yields MLPLKLVRSLVFGETINNNPLLMDTDDDDEEEDRNVVKTPLLLFLPTKELVTDTYRLATIARDMGMDLHPTASLSHIILSHPPPPPPPSSSSPSLGSPSSFPSTWSSTSLSSTSSLPEDTVPLPFPSLIAAPIPHLRAFVKMSRGLFKLVFAPSECIASDAASTESHWNCCSASLFSRLTGDRMDTMEGFSRALAGVAWTLFKTKENGGGKSVYLFRKVDVNRVRAGECRIRELRLPALDFRNAPLRILQYILLMTDDIFYLA; encoded by the coding sequence atgctCCCACTAAAGCTGGTACGCTCTCTGGTCTTCGGAGAAACCATCAACAACAACCCTCTTCTTATGGACaccgacgacgacgacgaggaGGAGGATCGCAATGTCGTCAAAACCCCATTGCTCCTTTTCCTCCCAACCAAAGAGCTCGTCACCGACACATACAGACTCGCCACCATAGCCAGAGACATGGGCATGGACTTGCACCCAACCGCTTCTCTCTCCCACATCATTCTCTCACAcccaccaccgccgccgccgccatcgTCGTCGTCTCCGTCTTTAGGATCACCGTCCTCGTTTCCTTCAACATGGTCATCCACGTCCCTGTCGTCAACTTCTTCTCTTCCCGAGGACACAGTCCCCCTCCCCTTTCCTTCGCTGATCGCAGCTCCGATTCCGCATCTCCGGGCCTTCGTCAAGATGTCCAGAGGTCTGTTCAAGCTGGTGTTCGCGCCGTCGGAGTGCATAGCCAGTGACGCCGCGAGTACCGAGAGCCATTGGAATTGCTGCTCGGCCTCGCTGTTCTCGCGGCTCACCGGAGATAGAATGGACACAATGGAGGGGTTTTCGAGGGCTCTGGCCGGAGTTGCGTGGACCCTTTTCAAGACTAAGGAGAACGGTGGTGGGAAATCGGTGTACTTGTTCAGGAAGGTTGATGTGAACAGGGTTCGGGCCGGGGAGTGTAGGATTCGGGAGCTGAGGTTGCCTGCATTGGATTTTAGGAATGCCCCTTTGAGGATTTTGCAGTACATTCTTCTTATGACGGATGACATCTTCTATCTGGCATGA